Proteins found in one Corynebacterium sanguinis genomic segment:
- a CDS encoding DUF2771 domain-containing protein, translated as MKLKAWQLLALLIVAAVVLVGGFYLIVDYQRSKPAAPVGEIRVVVSNGGTELEVAPYTVCELDAECVGGEPPSFDLDPASEVSVSVPEDLAASSWRLLSIYDDPAANEEQIFQSGQANQASVPAVKDSARLVVAEVSALAVDTNDAGEEVPVIATWSVAFS; from the coding sequence ATGAAACTCAAGGCGTGGCAGCTTCTGGCTCTCCTCATCGTCGCCGCGGTGGTGCTCGTCGGCGGGTTCTACCTCATTGTTGACTACCAGCGCAGCAAGCCCGCCGCCCCCGTGGGCGAGATTCGCGTGGTGGTGTCCAACGGCGGAACCGAGCTCGAGGTCGCTCCCTATACGGTGTGCGAGCTGGACGCGGAGTGCGTCGGGGGCGAGCCGCCGTCGTTTGACCTCGATCCCGCCTCCGAGGTGAGCGTGAGCGTTCCCGAGGATCTCGCGGCGTCGAGTTGGCGCCTGCTGAGCATTTACGACGACCCAGCGGCCAACGAGGAGCAAATCTTCCAATCCGGCCAGGCCAATCAGGCCTCGGTGCCCGCGGTGAAGGATTCCGCCCGGCTCGTCGTGGCGGAGGTCTCAGCGCTGGCCGTGGATACCAACGACGCAGGCGAGGAAGTCCCCGTGATTGCGACGTGGTCGGTGGCGTTCTCTTAA
- a CDS encoding cold-shock protein translates to MPVGKVKWYDADKGFGFASNPGDEDVFVGKNVLPEGVDELVAGQRIEFDFAAGRRGPQALRVKVLDTPKRRQTHRYKPEELNKLLADMMTVLETQIQPALEAGRYPDRAHGKQVAEILRAVAKELDA, encoded by the coding sequence ATGCCCGTTGGAAAAGTGAAGTGGTACGACGCTGACAAGGGTTTCGGCTTCGCCTCAAACCCGGGCGATGAGGACGTGTTCGTGGGCAAGAACGTCCTACCCGAAGGCGTCGACGAGCTCGTCGCTGGCCAGCGCATCGAATTCGACTTCGCCGCTGGGCGCCGCGGCCCCCAGGCGCTGCGCGTCAAGGTCTTGGACACGCCGAAGCGGCGCCAGACGCACCGCTACAAGCCCGAGGAGCTCAACAAGCTGCTCGCCGACATGATGACGGTCCTTGAAACGCAGATCCAGCCGGCCCTCGAGGCGGGTCGCTACCCGGACCGAGCGCACGGCAAGCAGGTTGCCGAGATCCTGCGCGCTGTGGCCAAAGAGCTCGACGCTTAA
- a CDS encoding ABC transporter ATP-binding protein — MPTLEIRNLRKRFGTTQALDDMSLTVREGEMYGFVGSNGAGKSTTMRIALGVLATDSGEVLFDGRPLDDDTRRRIGYMPEERGLYGKEKILDQLVFLAKLHGLSTETATNNATALLEELGLSERADDKVDDLSLGNQQRVQLAASLIHDPDVLILDEPFSGLDPVAVEVMSRMLINRAKQHGVPVIFSSHQLDLVQRLCDRVGIVAHGRMVAEGGVEELRSRGPVRYRVGTSARGWYPAGTAVVQEDAESVVLEVTGVEAGFDQDILRAAMAAGDVHEFTRVVPDLTDLFKEAVQ; from the coding sequence GTGCCCACCTTAGAAATCCGCAACCTCAGGAAGAGGTTCGGCACCACCCAAGCGCTCGACGACATGAGCCTTACCGTTCGCGAGGGCGAGATGTACGGCTTCGTCGGCTCGAACGGCGCCGGCAAGTCCACCACCATGCGCATCGCGCTCGGGGTGCTCGCGACCGATTCGGGCGAGGTGCTTTTCGACGGCCGCCCGCTTGACGATGACACCCGCCGCCGCATCGGCTACATGCCGGAGGAACGCGGCCTGTACGGCAAGGAAAAGATCCTCGACCAGCTCGTATTCCTGGCCAAGCTGCACGGCTTGAGCACTGAAACGGCCACGAACAACGCCACTGCGCTGCTCGAGGAGCTCGGTCTGAGCGAGCGCGCGGACGACAAGGTCGACGACCTCTCGCTGGGCAACCAGCAGCGCGTCCAGCTCGCGGCCAGCCTGATCCACGACCCGGACGTGCTCATCCTCGATGAGCCCTTCTCCGGCCTCGATCCCGTCGCGGTCGAGGTGATGAGCCGGATGCTCATCAACCGCGCGAAGCAGCACGGCGTGCCCGTGATTTTCTCCTCCCACCAGCTCGACCTCGTGCAACGTCTGTGCGACCGCGTCGGCATCGTCGCCCACGGCCGGATGGTCGCCGAGGGCGGGGTCGAGGAGCTGCGCAGCCGCGGCCCGGTGCGCTACCGCGTGGGCACCAGCGCACGCGGCTGGTACCCGGCGGGCACCGCGGTCGTCCAGGAGGACGCGGAGTCGGTCGTACTCGAAGTCACCGGTGTCGAGGCTGGATTCGACCAAGACATCCTGCGTGCCGCCATGGCAGCCGGCGACGTGCACGAATTTACCCGCGTGGTCCCCGACCTCACCGACCTGTTCAAGGAGGCAGTGCAGTAA
- a CDS encoding helicase-associated domain-containing protein gives MSALHLALTRFSDEQLRELLDARPDAAFPTPASLASLATRLTLSGSIARALRRLTAADIALLETLGDAGAELDPVALDAINVPFDTREPLARLRTHALVFGPDEALRVAPGVLSALPAGWRILDPAPANLAQSLDTISPRERQVLDTLAASGSIGTTRGAAPDADPTLPVPRLLSLGLLVRVNSTTVRLPRPVREALCGTPVRTYPLEPVAPTHAVEQSRVDAASTAAGLEAVRQVRRTIAHLLDSPVELLKDGSVGVRARGALEKELGFDPALAVTVAESAGLIGRGAIDDTDCLAATRDGVTWLGSALPEQWAVLILGWLASPWRTELDTKLLSEDSRAPEIRFVRLSVVKRLCAGAMDSETLSANLHHYSPILASGISPALLGSIVEEGHAIGALALDTAAAPGRTVVEGTDLVEATRALVPAEINYVIAQADLTILAPGPLPPEMAATLESFADLESPGMASVYRVTPATVQRALNAGRTGAELTRWLEQHCVGEVPQGLLFLINDAAATHGSIRVGSAASYLRCEDEALLASAVARVDGLELIAPTVAISQVPVPQLVALLRQRGFQPAADGDGTALLTLHDAPQLVAPTPSTVPRERSIDEAHREEVIRSLRATGGAAETEERDFLETLRASVRARRPVTIGYVDKRGQRTQRKVIPVTVNAGLIDALDEATGRVLRVELSRITGVEDTATEL, from the coding sequence ATGTCCGCTTTGCACTTGGCCCTCACCCGCTTCAGCGATGAGCAGCTGCGCGAGCTTCTCGACGCTCGCCCCGACGCCGCCTTCCCCACGCCGGCGTCGCTGGCCTCGCTGGCGACCCGGTTGACCCTCAGCGGCTCGATCGCGCGCGCCCTGCGCCGGCTCACCGCCGCGGACATCGCTCTTCTAGAAACGCTGGGCGACGCCGGCGCAGAGCTCGACCCGGTTGCACTCGACGCGATCAACGTACCCTTTGACACGCGCGAGCCGCTGGCGCGCCTGCGCACCCACGCCCTCGTGTTCGGACCCGACGAGGCGTTGCGCGTTGCCCCCGGCGTCCTCTCGGCGCTGCCCGCGGGCTGGCGCATCCTCGACCCCGCCCCCGCCAACCTGGCGCAGTCGCTCGACACGATCAGTCCCCGGGAGCGGCAGGTGCTGGACACGCTTGCTGCCTCCGGCTCGATCGGCACGACCCGCGGCGCCGCCCCGGACGCCGACCCGACGCTGCCGGTGCCGCGTCTGCTCTCCCTCGGGCTGCTCGTGCGGGTGAACTCCACGACCGTGCGGTTGCCGCGGCCGGTGCGCGAAGCCCTGTGCGGCACGCCCGTGCGCACCTACCCGCTCGAACCGGTCGCGCCGACGCATGCGGTTGAGCAATCGCGTGTCGACGCCGCCTCTACCGCCGCCGGGCTCGAAGCCGTGCGCCAGGTCCGCCGCACGATAGCCCACCTGCTCGACTCCCCGGTCGAGCTGCTCAAAGACGGCAGCGTCGGGGTGCGCGCCCGCGGCGCGCTGGAAAAGGAGCTCGGGTTCGACCCCGCGCTTGCCGTCACCGTGGCCGAATCCGCAGGCCTGATCGGTCGCGGCGCGATCGACGACACGGACTGCCTGGCCGCGACCCGCGACGGTGTCACCTGGCTGGGCAGCGCCCTGCCCGAGCAGTGGGCGGTGCTGATTCTGGGGTGGCTGGCCTCGCCGTGGCGCACCGAGCTGGACACGAAGCTGCTCAGCGAGGATTCGCGGGCGCCGGAGATCCGGTTTGTGAGGTTGAGCGTCGTCAAGCGGTTGTGCGCTGGCGCGATGGATAGCGAGACTTTGAGCGCAAACCTGCACCACTACAGCCCGATCCTGGCCTCCGGGATCTCGCCTGCTCTGCTGGGCAGCATTGTCGAGGAGGGCCACGCGATCGGCGCGCTCGCGCTGGACACCGCTGCCGCGCCCGGGCGCACGGTGGTCGAAGGCACCGACCTCGTCGAGGCGACGCGAGCGCTCGTGCCCGCGGAGATCAACTACGTCATCGCGCAGGCGGATCTGACCATCCTCGCCCCAGGGCCCCTGCCCCCGGAAATGGCGGCGACGCTGGAGTCCTTCGCCGACCTCGAATCGCCCGGGATGGCGAGTGTGTACCGGGTCACGCCGGCGACGGTGCAGCGCGCGCTGAACGCCGGGCGCACCGGCGCGGAGCTGACGCGCTGGTTGGAGCAGCACTGCGTCGGCGAGGTCCCGCAGGGGCTGCTGTTCCTGATCAACGACGCGGCCGCGACCCACGGCAGCATCCGCGTCGGCTCGGCGGCGAGCTACCTGCGCTGCGAGGACGAGGCTCTGCTCGCCTCAGCCGTGGCGCGCGTCGACGGGTTGGAGCTCATCGCCCCGACGGTCGCGATCTCGCAGGTGCCCGTGCCGCAGCTCGTCGCGCTCTTGCGCCAGCGCGGCTTTCAACCCGCCGCCGACGGCGACGGCACCGCGCTGCTTACGCTTCACGACGCCCCACAGCTCGTCGCGCCGACGCCGTCGACGGTGCCGCGCGAGCGCAGCATCGACGAGGCGCACCGCGAGGAGGTCATCCGCTCGCTGCGCGCGACGGGCGGGGCGGCTGAAACCGAGGAGCGGGATTTCCTGGAAACCCTGCGCGCCTCGGTGCGGGCGCGGCGGCCGGTCACCATCGGCTACGTGGACAAGCGCGGGCAGCGCACGCAGCGCAAGGTCATCCCCGTCACTGTCAACGCCGGGCTGATCGACGCCCTCGACGAGGCCACCGGCCGCGTGCTGCGCGTTGAGCTGTCGCGCATTACCGGCGTGGAGGATACCGCGACAGAACTGTAG
- a CDS encoding resuscitation-promoting factor Rpf1 domain-containing protein, whose translation MARHSKQNASFAKKALAGTAAAAALTGIIAPAANAAPDSDWDRLAQCEAGGNWSINTGNGYYGGLQFSASTWRAYGGGQFAPYAHQATREQQIIVAERTLAGQGWGAWPSCSARLGLNSAPTNRDAQAAPAPAPAPAPAPAPAAAPAAAPQVDALYHAIVARLNENNIAVPAELHTAYAANRDNYNNFYLANKALIDAVLAGDVNAVIAKLV comes from the coding sequence ATGGCACGTCACTCTAAGCAGAACGCATCCTTCGCTAAGAAGGCGCTCGCTGGCACCGCTGCCGCGGCAGCACTGACCGGTATCATCGCACCGGCAGCCAACGCTGCTCCGGACTCCGATTGGGACCGCTTGGCTCAGTGCGAGGCCGGCGGCAACTGGTCCATCAACACCGGCAATGGCTACTACGGCGGTCTGCAGTTCTCCGCGTCCACCTGGCGCGCCTACGGTGGCGGCCAGTTCGCACCGTATGCTCACCAGGCAACCCGCGAGCAGCAGATCATCGTCGCCGAGCGCACCCTCGCCGGCCAGGGCTGGGGCGCATGGCCTTCCTGCTCCGCTCGCCTTGGCCTGAACTCCGCTCCGACCAACCGCGACGCCCAGGCCGCGCCTGCTCCGGCACCTGCTCCGGCACCTGCTCCGGCCCCGGCAGCCGCTCCGGCCGCAGCGCCGCAGGTTGACGCTCTGTACCACGCGATCGTTGCCCGCCTGAACGAGAACAACATCGCCGTCCCGGCCGAGCTGCACACCGCGTACGCAGCGAACCGCGACAACTACAACAACTTCTACCTCGCCAACAAGGCGCTTATCGACGCCGTCCTCGCCGGCGACGTCAACGCTGTCATCGCCAAGCTAGTCTAG
- a CDS encoding YeeE/YedE thiosulfate transporter family protein, whose protein sequence is MLASGLVVGAALGAIMQRGRFCVTGMLRDVFLQKKGRGLVALFIVIAVHAVGLAALTTLGVIAPDYRTFQPVAVITGGFLFGISIVLAGGCASGTWYRSAEGLVGSWFALVFYALSAAAMKNGMLSGFEAWMKQWDTGWTTLPQTFGVSPWFFAIPLALATAWAAHYYLAKDAARPKVTLQQPWYKKALHPYTAGTLIGILGVIAWPLSAATGRNDGLGITTPSAHAVSFITTGEEKFLNWGTLLVIGLFIGAFIAAKASGEFRVRVPDATTTVRAIVGGIGMGVGAALAGGCTVGNGMVQTSLFSYQGWVALGFIALGVFVGSKIWLKPSVAAPQGTYSTEDSIRSAEDAVIESTPQGGGFQVATGLITVPTTQKRATKARPIGPGRYKLDTLGAVCPFPLIEAKDAIAELDDGEKLVIDFDCTQATESIPQWAADNGHGIEDFAQNRDAGWEITVVKNAAR, encoded by the coding sequence ATGCTCGCTTCAGGTCTTGTCGTCGGCGCCGCCCTCGGCGCCATCATGCAGCGCGGCCGCTTCTGCGTCACCGGCATGCTGCGCGATGTCTTTCTGCAGAAAAAGGGCCGCGGACTCGTCGCCCTTTTCATCGTCATCGCCGTCCACGCCGTCGGCCTCGCCGCCTTGACGACGCTCGGCGTCATCGCACCGGACTACCGCACCTTCCAGCCCGTGGCCGTCATTACCGGCGGTTTCCTCTTCGGCATCTCCATCGTGCTCGCGGGCGGATGCGCCTCCGGCACGTGGTACCGCTCCGCCGAGGGCCTCGTCGGCTCCTGGTTCGCGCTGGTTTTCTACGCGCTGTCCGCCGCCGCGATGAAAAACGGCATGCTCTCCGGGTTCGAGGCCTGGATGAAGCAGTGGGACACCGGCTGGACAACGCTGCCGCAGACCTTCGGTGTTTCCCCCTGGTTTTTCGCCATCCCGCTCGCGCTAGCGACGGCCTGGGCCGCGCATTACTACCTGGCCAAGGACGCCGCGCGACCGAAGGTCACCTTGCAGCAACCCTGGTACAAGAAAGCGCTGCACCCCTACACCGCGGGCACGCTCATCGGCATCCTTGGTGTGATCGCGTGGCCGCTCTCCGCCGCCACCGGGCGCAACGACGGCCTCGGGATTACCACGCCGAGCGCGCACGCAGTCTCCTTCATCACCACGGGCGAGGAGAAGTTCTTGAACTGGGGCACCCTGCTGGTGATCGGCCTGTTCATCGGCGCGTTTATCGCCGCGAAGGCGTCCGGGGAATTTCGCGTGCGCGTGCCTGACGCCACCACGACCGTGCGCGCCATCGTCGGCGGGATCGGCATGGGCGTCGGTGCGGCGCTCGCCGGCGGCTGCACCGTGGGCAACGGCATGGTGCAGACCTCCCTGTTCAGCTACCAGGGGTGGGTCGCCCTCGGGTTCATCGCCCTGGGCGTCTTCGTCGGGTCCAAGATCTGGCTCAAGCCCTCGGTTGCTGCGCCGCAGGGCACCTACAGCACCGAGGACTCCATCCGGTCCGCGGAGGACGCGGTGATTGAATCCACCCCGCAGGGCGGCGGGTTCCAGGTGGCAACGGGACTGATCACCGTGCCCACAACGCAAAAACGCGCCACGAAGGCGCGTCCTATTGGGCCGGGGCGCTACAAGCTAGACACCCTCGGGGCGGTGTGCCCCTTTCCGCTGATCGAGGCCAAGGACGCCATCGCCGAGCTTGACGACGGCGAGAAGCTGGTCATCGACTTCGACTGCACGCAGGCAACCGAGTCCATCCCGCAGTGGGCCGCCGACAACGGCCACGGGATTGAGGACTTCGCTCAAAACCGTGACGCGGGATGGGAAATCACGGTGGTGAAGAACGCCGCTCGCTAG
- a CDS encoding glutaminyl-peptide cyclotransferase, with translation MPRLSLKAAAPLAALLLTPALVSCSSQELKQPREQGVEKLKAVVEERYDFDPSSFTQGLEVADDGTLYVGTGQVGSSRIYRATPDGQVMASRDIDPGFFGEGLTRVDDHLWQLTWQDGVAIKRDAQTLDELGRTTYEGEGWGVCARDGEVILSDGTSQLRRMDPETLAERERFDVTLNGTEVPRLNELECVGDQIFANVFLTTDIVRIDATTGDVTAVIDASSLPNNAAPDPNNVLNGIAHIPGTEEFYLSGKRWPDLYRVSFQPAAVG, from the coding sequence ATGCCCCGCTTAAGCCTCAAAGCCGCCGCGCCGCTTGCCGCATTGTTGTTGACACCTGCGCTGGTTTCGTGTTCTTCGCAGGAATTAAAGCAGCCGCGTGAACAGGGCGTCGAGAAGCTTAAGGCGGTGGTCGAAGAGCGCTATGACTTCGACCCCTCCAGCTTCACCCAGGGCCTCGAGGTCGCCGACGACGGCACGCTGTACGTCGGCACCGGCCAGGTGGGCAGCTCGCGGATCTACCGCGCGACCCCGGACGGGCAAGTCATGGCCAGCCGCGATATCGACCCGGGATTTTTTGGCGAGGGGTTAACGCGCGTCGACGACCACCTGTGGCAGCTGACCTGGCAGGACGGTGTCGCCATCAAGCGCGATGCGCAGACGCTCGACGAGCTGGGGCGCACCACCTACGAGGGCGAGGGCTGGGGCGTGTGCGCCCGCGACGGCGAGGTGATCCTCTCCGACGGCACCTCGCAGCTGCGGCGCATGGACCCAGAGACCCTCGCCGAGCGCGAGCGTTTCGACGTCACCCTCAACGGCACGGAAGTGCCGCGGCTCAACGAACTCGAGTGCGTGGGCGACCAGATCTTCGCCAACGTCTTCCTCACCACCGACATCGTGCGTATCGACGCCACCACGGGCGACGTCACCGCCGTGATCGACGCCTCCTCGCTGCCGAACAACGCCGCGCCCGACCCGAACAACGTGCTCAACGGGATTGCGCACATCCCGGGCACCGAGGAGTTCTACCTCTCCGGCAAGCGCTGGCCGGACCTCTACAGGGTGAGCTTTCAACCCGCTGCCGTAGGGTAG